A region from the Rhodamnia argentea isolate NSW1041297 chromosome 7, ASM2092103v1, whole genome shotgun sequence genome encodes:
- the LOC115737830 gene encoding probable inactive leucine-rich repeat receptor-like protein kinase At3g03770 isoform X5, with translation MSCVFYCCVRAMEKAFNGYAFLVLAIIFLSMRPTEQLQSSQAQTLLRIQYLLDNPPVLRGWTDGTDFCNTETNSSLTIVCYEESVTQLIIIGENGAPALPQNFSVDSFVTTLVKLPNLKVLTLVSLGLWGPLPGKIARLSSLEIFNVSSNFLYGALPHEVSSLIILQTLILDKNMFSGPLPDWTGKLLNLTVLSLRQNSFNGSLPDALSNLENLRVLSLSHNHFSDEVPDLSSLRNLQVLDLEDNAFEGQFPKLDNRLVTLIISKNKFRSGIPSDLSSYYQLEHLDISFNSFIGPFPHSLLVLPSITFLNIAGNKLTGMLSENQSCNDELTFVDLSSNLLTGSLPDCLSDSKKRHVSYAKNCLAAEDQDQQPLSFCHNEALAVGIVPGQKKRKQAAKTVLALGIVGGILGGILLVSLIFLAIRRANARKANKSPPTRLITEKASTGSGYTSKLLTDARYISQTMKLGALGLPPYRTFSLEEIEEATGNFDTSAFIGEGSHGQMYKGQLKNGSLVAIKCLKVKKSQSIQHFMHHIELISKLRHPHVVSALGHCFECYWDDSSVSRIFLVFEYVPNGTLRSWISGRRARESLTWSQRIGAAIGVAKGIQFLHTGIVPGLYSNNLKMTDILVDLNLVAKISSYSLPLLAEEEGKEGSKMPSGGSKEIIARMKHQDKTDIYDFGVILLEIISGRPFRSNSEVDVVKDQLQSSMMGDDTTRRSSVDSSIRRVCSDQSLRTMMEICVRCLNKEPADRPSIEDVLWNLQFAAQVQDAWRGDSRSSEGSPTSPSQEPGLRLSIR, from the exons ATGTCTTGTGTGTTCTATTGCTGTGTCAGAGCAATGGAAAAAGCATTCAATGGATATGCATTTCTGGTTCTTGCCATTATCTTTCTCTCAATGCGCCCCACAGAACAGCTTCAGTCTTCCCAGGCCCAGACCCTTCTGAGAATTCAATATCTTTTGGACAATCCACCTGTTTTAAGAGGCTGGACTGACGGCACAGATTTCTGCAATACTGAGACCAATTCATCTCTCACCATCGTGTGCTATGAAGAAAGTGTGACACAGCTTATTATAATAGGTGAGAATGGGGCTCCTGCATTGCCGCAAAACTTTTCCGTGGATTCCTTTGTGACGACGCTGGTAAAGCTTCCTAATTTGAAGGTCCTCACACTAGTTTCTCTGGGCTTGTGGGGGCCATTGCCTGGTAAAATCGCACGGCTTTCATCGCTGGAGATATTCAATGTGAGCTCTAATTTCTTGTATGGTGCACTCCCCCATGAGGTTTCGTCTTTGATAATCCTGCAAACGCTCATTCTTGACAAGAACATGTTCTCCGGTCCACTGCCAGATTGGACTGGTAAGCTCCTGAATTTGACTGTGCTAAGTCTGAGACAGAATTCATTTAATGGATCTCTGCCTGATGCTTTGAGTAACTTGGAGAATCTCAGAGTTCTCTCActgtcacataatcatttctccgACGAAGTGCCAGACTTAAGCAGTTTGAGAAATCTTCAAGTTCTTGACTTGGAAGATAATGCTTTTGAAGGTCAATTTCCGAAACTTGACAATAGGTTGGTCACTCTCATAATCAGCAAGAACAAGTTCAGATCTGGAATTCCTTCTGATCTAAGCTCATATTATCAGCTTGAGCATCTAGATATCTCCTTCAATAGTTTCATTGGGCCATTCCCGCACTCTTTGCTGGTTCTCCCCTCTATTACTTTTCTAAATATTGCGGGAAATAAACTGACAGGCATGCTTTCCGAAAATCAGTCTTGCAATGATGAATTGACATTTGTGGATTTATCATCCAATCTTTTGACGGGAAGCTTGCCTGATTGTCTGTCTGATTCAAAGAAGCGTCATGTCTCGTATGCTAAGAATTGTTTGGCTGCTGAAGATCAAGATCAACAGCCACTTTCATTTTGCCACAATGAGGCTTTAGCTGTTGGCATAGTGCCTGGCCAGAAGAAGCGAAAACAAGCGGCTAAAACAGTTCTTGCCTTGGGCATTGTAGGGGGCATTTTGGGAGGAATTTTGCTTGTCAGTCTGATATTTTTGGCTATCAGAAGAGCCAATGCCAGGAAGGCAAATAAATCACCTCCTACGAGGCTGATAACCGAGAAAGCATCGACTGGGTCTGGGTATACCTCAAAGTTGCTCACTGATGCCA GATACATATCTCAGACCATGAAGCTGGGAGCACTTGGGCTTCCACCTTACCGGACCTTTTCTTTGGAGGAGATTGAAGAGGCCACTGGTAACTTTGATACATCTGCTTTCATAGGTGAAGGTTCTCATGGCCAG ATGTACAAAGGTCAGCTGAAGAATGGGTCTCTTGTAGCCATCAAATGCCTGAAAGTTAAGAAAAGCCAGAGCATTCAGCACTTCATGCACCACATCGAGTTAATTTCAAAACTTAGACATCCCCATGTTGTCAGTGCTCTTGGACACTGCTTCGAGTGTTACTGGGATGATTCAAGCGTGAGCAGAATCTTTCTTGTGTTCGAATATGTACCAAATGGTACATTAAGGAGCTGGATCTCGG GGCGGCGTGCTAGGGAATCACTCACCTGGTCACAAAGGATTGGTGCTGCAATTGGGGTAGCGAAGGGCATTCAATTTCTACATACTGGGATTGTGCCCGGTTTATATTCAAACAACTTGAAAATGACTGATATTCTTGTTGATCTGAATCTTGTTGCCAAAATAAGCAGCTATAGCCTTCCATTGTTAGCAGAGGAAGAGGGGAAG gaggGTAGTAAGATGCCTTCTGGAGGATCCAAGGAAATAATTGCTAG GATGAAACACCAGGATAAGACCGACATCTATGACTTTGGGGTAATCCTGCTAGAGATCATATCAGGAAGGCCATTCAGATCAAACAGTGAAGTTGATGTCGTAAAAGACCAA CTACAATCGAGTATGATGGGTGATGATACCACTAGAAGGAGCTCTGTTGACTCTTCGATTCGAAGAGTATGCTCAGACCAATCATTGAGAACGATGATGGAAATTTGCGTGAGATGTTTGAACAAGGAACCCGCAGATAGACCATCTATTGAAGACGTTCTGTGGAACTTGCAATTCGCTGCTCAGGTCCAAGATGCATGGCGAGGAGACTCACGGAGCAGTGAAGGGTCTCCAACATCCCCTTCACAAGAGCCGGGGCTACGTCTCTCCATCCGATGA